GCGGGCTGTGAAAGGCGGCAGCCACCTCCAGCGGCGTGGCGCGCAGACCGCGTTGCTGGCACAGCTTGGCGGCCCGCTCGATTTCGCTGCGCCGGCCGGACAGCACGCCCTGGTTGGGCGTGTTGCGGTTGGCCAGCACCAGATCGAGCGCTTCCTCGCGCAACAGGGCGTCAATCTGTTCCAACGGCGCGGTCACGGCCAGCATGGTGCCTCTGTCGTCGCCGGCCGTGCCGGCCATCAGCTGGCCGCGCAATTGCGACAGACGGTAGAGTTCGGCGGCGCTGTAGCTGCCGGCGGCGCACAAAGCGGTCAGTTCACCGTAGCTGTGACCGGCAAAACCCTGCGCTTGCAGGCCGAAACGCTGCAGATAGTGCCAGGCGCCCAGACTGACGCAGCCGATGGCCGGCTGGGCCACGGCGGTGGCCTGCAGCCGCTGTGCCGCCGCGGCCTGGTCGGCGGTGCTGTAGCGCGAATGGGGATAGAGGCGCGCGCTCAGGGGTTCGGCCTCCGTTTCGCCCAGGGTGGCATCGGCCAATTGCAGCTGGTCGAGCAATTCCGGCGCATGGCAGGCCAGATCGCGCAGCATGAAGGGATACTGGGCGCCCTGGCCGGGAAACAGAACCGCCAGTTGTGGTGCCGGCCGCGTGCCACGGCTGTACCAGACGCCGGTAGGCGTGCCGGCAACCTCTGCCGGTGCCGCGATCAGCCGTTCGGCGGCATCGAGCTGGCTGGTCAGCTGATCTGCTTGTTCCACCACGCAGAGCAGACGCGCAGCGGCATCGGCCGCATAGGCGGCCCGGCTGCGGGCGGCAAAGCGGCGCAGGGCGCCGGCATCGCTGTTGGCCAGCTGGGCGCGGCAGGCGCTCAGCTGCTGGCGCAGGGCGTTATCATCGGCGGCGCTGAAGGCAAGAATCTGCGGCGCGCCGGCCCAGTCGCAGGCCGGAGGGTTCTGGCCATATTCCTCCAGCACGCAATGGAAATTGCTGCCGCCGAAGCCAAAGGCACTCACGCCGGCGCGGCGCGGCGTCGGGCCGCTGTGCAGCCAGGGGCGCAGTTCGGTATTGACATAGAAGGGGCTGTTGCCCTCGCCGATGACCGCCTGGGGCTCCTGCACGTTAAGGGTTGGCGGCAGCACGCGCCAGCGCAGCGCCAGGGCGGCCTTGATCAGGCCGGCGGCGCCGGCGGCCGCCTTGGTGTGGCCGATCTGCGACTTGACCGAGCCGAGGGCGCACCAAGGGCGACCGTCACTGTCGCCGAACACCTCGCGCAGGGCGCGGATTTCGGTGGCGTCGCCGACCCGGGTACCGGTGCCGTGGGCCTCGATCAGGCCAATGCTACGCGGTGTGACGCCGGCCTGGGCGTGGGCGTCGCGCAGGGTGCGCACCTGGCCCTTGGCACTGGGTTCGTAGATGGCGCCGCCCTTGCCGTCGCTGGCGCTGCCGACCCCGCGGATGACGGCGTAGATGGCGTCGCCGTCGCGTTCGGCGTCGGCCAGACGCTTGAGCACCACCAGCCCGAGGCCCTCGCCAATGAGGGTGCCGTCGGACGAGGCGTCGAACGGGCAGACCCGGTTGCTGGGCGATAGCGCCGGCGTCTTGCTGAAACAGCTGTACATGAAGATGTCGTTGAAGGTGTCGATACCGCCGGTGATGACCATGTCGGCCCGGTGGCAGGCCAGTTCCATGGCCGCCATGTGCACGGCGCTGAGGGAGCTGCCGCAGGCGGCGTCGACCACGCTGTTGCTGCCGCCCAGATCGAACTGCTTGCTGATGCGGCCGGCCACCACGTTGCCGAGCAGGCCGGGGAAGGAGTTCTCCTGCCAGGGCACATAGGAAGCGGCAATGCGCTCGATGACCTCGTCGGCCACCGCCGCCGGTACGCCGGAATCCAGCAGGGCGCGGCGCCACTGCGGATGGCCGAGGCGGGCCCCCAGCGGAATCACCATCTCCAGCGCGCCGGTAACGCCGAGCAGCACGCTGACGCGCTCGCGGGCGAAATCGCTGGCCGGATCGTAGCCGGCATCGCGCAGGGCCTCGCGCGCCGCCACCAGACCGAGTAGCTGCGAGCTGTCGATGGCTTCGAGAATGTTGGGCTGAATGCTGAACTCCAGCGGATTGAAATCGATGGCGTCGAGAAAACCGCCGCGCCGGCCGTAGGTTTTGTCCGGCGCCTTGGGGTCGGCGTCGTAGTAGTCGGCCAGCCGCCAGTGGGTTTCCGGCACCTCGCTGATGGCGTCGACCCGCTGTTTGATGTTGGCCCAGTAGGCGGTTTTATCGGCCGCCTTGGGAAACAGGCAGCCAATGCCGATGATGGCCAGCGGGCAGGCCGGGCCGTTGTGCGGGGCAGGGATGTCAGCGGAATGGTTCACGCCAGATACTCCTTGAGCTGTGCGGATGAAAGGGGCGCCAGCTGCAGCGCCTGACCCTGCTGCCGCAGCCACAGGCCCAGGGCCGGGCTGAGCTGACGGGCGCGTAGCCAGGCCGCGCCGCCGAGCAGCAGGTTGAGGTTGACGTCCACCAGGGTACGGTTTTCCGGCAGCGCCAGCGGGCTGCCTTCGGTCCAGCTGTTGAACGCCGCCATGGCCGGGCCGCACCAGATCTGAAAATCGACCTTGCGCTCGGCACTGCCGGCAATGGCCCAATGGGTGGCCTGCCCCAGGTAGGAACGGAACACCAGCGCCATGCGGTGACGCGGATCGCGCTCGGCGCGTTCCACCTGACGCGGGTCGCGCTCGGCGAAAAAGGCGCGGGTCTGCTGCCATACCTGCTCCAGCGGCGCCTGAAAGACGGTCTTTTCCAGTTTGGCGCGCTCGGCCGCCGGAATCTCTTCCAGACTGGCATGGCGACGGTACAGGTCATACAGCTTGGCGCCGCGCTGGGCGAAGAGGGTGCCGCGCTTGAGCACCTGCACGGTCACGCCCATCTCGAACATGTCCGCCGCCGGCGCCATGGCGATATCGGCCTGGCGTGCCTCGGCCAGCATCTGCCGCACCAGTGCCGAGGTGCCAGCCTCGCGGCAGGCCTGATTGACACTGCCGGTCACCAGATAATCGGCCCCCAGACTGAAGGCGGCCGCCACCGACTGGGGCGTGGCGATCCCGCCCCCCAGCCCGATACTGACCGGCTCGGCATAACGGTACTGCTGTTGCAGCCGGTCGCGCAGGGCCAGCAGGGTCGGCAGCAGGGCCAGCGCCGGCCGGTTATCGGTATGACCACCGGAATCGGCCTCGGCCGTCAGGGCATCGGCCATGGGCAGCGTCGCGGCCAGCTCGGCCTGTTCGGCACTGATGCGGCCCTGCTCCAGCAGCTGCTGCACCAGTCGGGCCGGCGCCGGCGACAGGAAGGGCAGGGCCACCTCCTCGCGCGACACCTTGGCGATAATACGGTGGGTCGCCTCGACCCGGCCATCGGCGGCGCGGCGCAGCCCCCGCAGACGGTAGGCCACCAGGGCCGGCGTCAGGGCCAGAAAGGCCGAAGCCTCGATCAGGCGCACACCGCGCTGCTGGTACAGATCGACCAGCGCCTGTTCCAGCTCGGGCTCATTGGGGCTGTGAATCAGGTTGAAACCGTAGGGCTGGGTCGGCAGCGCCTGTTGAATCTGGTCGATGGCCTGTTCCACCTGTGGCAGGCTCAGACCGGCGGCACCAAAAAAGCCCAGCATGCCGGCCTGCCCCAGGGCAATCACCAGAGCCGTCGAACTGATGCCCTTGGCCATCGAGCCGCCCAGCAGGGGATAACGCAGGCCGAAGCGGGTCAGAAACCGCGGTTGGCCGCACTGCGCCAGCGGCAACGGCGCGGCATAACCCAAAAGCGGCAGACCCTCGGCCGCTGCAGAGGCCGGCAGACGGGCGCTGCCCTGCTGGTGCAGTTCCAGTCCCCCGGCAGGGTTGCGGGTCAGAAATAGGGGCCGGCCCAACTGATAAAGGGCGTGCGGCAGATCGGTAAGCGGCGCCGCCGCCGGTTCAAAAAGGCCCAGCGGCGTCAGACAGGCAGAGGTGTGAGTCAAGGTCATGATCAGAGGTTGTCCGTGAAAGCGGTGCAACCACGCAGGTTGCCGTGACATGAAAAAAGCGGAATTATGCCACCAACGGCGGAGCAAGGCAAAAACAAAGTACCGCCTGCGCCGCATCCGCTGCCATATCCCTGACAAATCGAAGTGTTAGCCCTTCGGAAACGCCATCCAAACAGGCAGATAAAGAAAAAATCAATAAGGTCGAATGAACCGTTGACAGTTGCTCGCTCACGGTGCGATAAGCAGATAGTTTGGTTCCTGTTGTTTCACGAAATTAATTTAACTTCTGCATGGCCCCGTTATCGTAATCAGGTGGAAAATATTGAAAGAGGCAAGGGGGAAGAGCCTGATGGACGGCCTTTGAAGAGGGTTTATACAGATCTGTATAAAACGGATATGAAATCGTTATTTTTTTGTAACATGCTGATTTTAAATAGGTAAATTAGATATCTGGTAAATTTGCAAAAAGTTTTATACAGCTGATATCTTCTTTATTTTACGTTTTATACAGAAACTGTCTATTTATTGTTATGCCTGTATGCAGCACTTTGCGATTCTTCAAGGGAGGTAATAGTGGCCGCCGAACAAACCCATAAGCTTGCGGAAGTATTTGGGACTTCCCGAGAGGTTCCTCAAACGTACATTGAGCGCCCCGGAGTAGATGATCGCTTCCTGAACGATATTACGCGAGACAAGCACATTGTCATTCATGGAGCATCCAAGCAAGGAAAGACATGCCTCCGTAAGTATCACCTTGCCGAGAATGACTATGTAGTAATTCAATGCACGCGCGATTCTTCAAAGGCATCGCTTTATGAAATGCTACTGAAGCACGCGGGGGTCAAGTGCGAGGTTAGCGAAAGTAGAACTCTTAGCGGTTCAAGAAAGTTGCACGCAACCATAAGTGCCGAAGGAAAAATTCCTCTGATAGCGGAAGGATCGGTGGATGGCGGGCTTGAGAGCGAGAATGGTCACGAGAACGTTACTGAATCTAAGGACTTCGAAATTGACCCCGAGGACGCGAACGACGTGGTTCGTGTGCTGAAAGCTGCTGCCTTCAAAAAGTACGTCGTGATTGAGGATTTTCACTATCTTGATGAGGACGTCCAACAAGCCTTGGCGTTTGATCTTAAGGTGTTTCACGAAATGTCGGAGTTCGTATTTATCGTTGTTGGGGTTTGGCTAGAAGCAAACAAGCTCACTCTTTACAACGGCGATCTATCCGGCCGTATCGCAACGATAAATGCAGATCATTGGGAGCCCGTTCACCTTCAAGAGGTCATCAACTCAGGCACCGCCCTGCTAAACATTTCCATTGGTGAGGCGGTTCAGAAGCTAATCGTTGATGGCTGTCAGGGAAACGTCGGCTTGCTTCAAGAGGTTTGTTATCGCCTCTGCGAGAAGTACAAAATCTGGAACACACAAGAGGACATGGTCGACGTTGGTAGCGAGGCGGACGTAACTGAGATGCTTCGTGCTGTCGCTGACGAACAGGCAGCGCGTTACAGGAACTTTCTTGCTCGGTTCTCAGAGGGCCTCGGCGAAACGCAACTTGAGATGTACAAGTGGATCGGCTACGCGGTAATCACCGCGACTCCAGAGGAATTGCGGCGTGGCCTTCGACCGAACGTTATTTTTCACCGTATCCGTCCGAATCATCCAGCCGGCGACTCCCTTCAACATAACAACGTAATTCAAGCGCTCGAACGAGTGGGTAAGGTTCAGTTCAAGCACAAATTGCAGCCGCTAATTTTTGACTTCAGCAACGGCGAGCTTGTTGTAGTCGATGCAAATTTCTTGGTGTTTGCACAGACCCACACGAATGATGAGCTTCTGGAGTACCTCGGTTTTGAACCACAGGCATAACCCGGCGGTCCACCGGACGCTGCGCGATAAAGCCGCGCAGCGCCGGTGACCTCCACGTTAGCTTAATAAACCAATGGGCATGATCGAAGAATTCAAGAGTGATTTAAAATCGCTTACAAGCCTTCAAGTGTTCAGAAAATACATTCTGAATGGCGAGTGCTATCTTTTGAATAATGATCAACATTTTCATATTAGAGAAGACGTATGTGAAAATTTTTCCGTAGAATTCAATGATGTAGTTATGGTTGGCTCTGGGAAGCTGGGTTTTAGTCTAAAGCCTAGTAAGCGGTTCGTGGAGTTTTCAGATGACTCTGATATTGATATTGCTATAGTTTCACCAATTTTGTTTCAACGTGTCTGGGAAGAAGCTTATTTGTTCAAGAAAAGCGCAGCTGACTGGCCAAAAGCTAACGCTTTTTTTAAATACTTATCTGAAGGCTGGATAAGACCGGACAAGCTGCCATCAAGCGATTATTTTGATTTTTCTAAGCAATGGTGGGGTTTTTTCAATATTCTAACGGCAACAGAAAAGTATGGCCCGTATAAAATCAGAGCAGGATTGTATCACTCACACTTCTTTCTAAAAGAATACCAAACCATTTGCATCGAGCAGTGTATGCAGGAGATACATTAATGGATACATCAGCTTCCAACAGGCGTCTTAGAACATTACTTACTGCAATAGGCAATGGATCATTGATCCCCCAGCCTGATTTTCAAAGGCGCCTGGTGTGGACCAATAAAGATAAAATTGAATTTATAAGAACTGTATTAGAAGGTTACCCATTTCCTGAAGTGTATATAGCTGCTGGCAAAGTAGATCCTAAAACAGGTGAAGGTTCAGAAGTTATTGTTGATGGGCAGCAACGACTAACAACTTTGTACCAGTATTTCAAGGACTCTCCTGATATTAAAGTCACGAATAAGATACCAAAATACTCTGAATTGGAAGAAGATAAACAAATAGAATTCCTAGAGTACAGGGTTGTAGTGCGAGATATGGGCAATATGCCTGTGGATGAAATTCGCGAGGTGTTTAAAAGAATCAATTCAACCAGCTATGGTTTGAACGCAATGGAGTTGCATAATTCAAGATTCAACGGGGAATTTAAAAAAGCAGGAGAAGAAATCAGCGAAATTCCGTTTTTTGAAGACCATAAAATATTTACTGCTGGCGACATAAAGAGAATGAATGACGTTAAGTACTGTTTAACCATGATGATTGCCGCCATGAGTACTTATACAAACAGAGATAAAGAGCTAGAAGAGTACTTGGAAAAATACAACGAGGAATTCACAATAAAAGAAAAAATACTATCGGAGTTTACTGCTACTCTACAATTCATAGATAAACTCAATTTCGATAACACATCTAGAGTTTTTAAAAAAGCTGATTTTTATAGTTTGTTTGTTGAAATTCACCGCGCAATATATAAAGAGAAAGTTGACCTTGACGCATCAAAAGTTCGTGCGAACTTAGACGCCTTTTACAATAAGGTTGAGCTTGCATCCGTTGGTGGAGTACCTGAGGACAGTGAGCATATGAAGTACTACAAGGCAGCACTTCAAGCAAGCAACGATAGAAGCAGTAGAATTACAAGAGGCAGTCTAATTAGAGGAGTAATTTCCGAGATTTAAGCTAACATGCGCTTCCAGCCGACGCGCCAAAGGCGCGCGTGGCTGAAACTTGACGTTAGAAGCAGCCGAAACAAAGCCGTTGCATAACCCCTGAACCCCCAAGGTTAATGGGACCAGACCACAATTTTGCCACTCCCCTGGTGCTCTTAAGCTGCCTTGTTCCAGCCCTTTCCCTTCACGGGAGAGGGCTTTTTTACTGCTGTCGGGGGTGCATATGGCGCGGCAGAAGCGGTGCCTTGTTTTCAGTGCAGCAGCTGGCTGGCGGCTTCGCGGCTGCGGTGGGCGAATACGCGGGCGAAATCGACGTGGGGGATGTGCAGTGGCGGGAAGCCGGCGCGGCGGGTGATATCGGCCACCAGTTCGCGCAGGTAGGGGAACAGCACCAGGGCGCAGTGTTCGTTGACCAGCTGTTCCAGTTCGGCATCGCGCCGCTGGGCTGGCAGGTCGAACAGCCCCAGCCCTTCGGCCTGGAGGCGGAACGGGCCGTCGGCATCGTTGAAGGCGATGGTCAGGTAAACGCGCAGGTGGGGCGGCTGCAGCTCGTGGCGAATCTTGAATTCGGTCTGTATCTGGGCCTGGCCCGTGGCGCTGGCAAAGCGCGGGTTGAGCGCGAAATCGAGGCGCAGCAACTTGAAGTCGTTAAGGCAGGGCGGGGTTGTGGTGATCATGGCGACCCTCATGATGCTTGCGCAAAAAGCATCTGGCTGGCGAAGAAAAAAGCGCCGCAGGCTGGGCGCGCAACGGTTGAGCGATGAGGCGTATTGGCTGTGCGTTGAAGCAGCGGGACGATGACTGCACCGCAGCTGTTGGCGGGTGTTGCAATGTCGCCACTTATACCAGTGGCGGGGGCCGGCGCGCAAGAGGGAAGCCGGGCGGACGGGTTACAGTTGCAGCTGGCGCGGCGTCAGCGGGGTTTCGTAGATGGCCGGTACCGGTGTTTGGCGGCTGTTCTGGTCGCCGTGGGCGGGGCGGGCCAGATGGCTCAGGCTCCACAGGCTGACGGCGAGGGCGGCCAGTGCCACCAGGCCGAAGCTCAGTTGCAGTGGACAGCGCCACAGGGGTGGCAGTGGCGGCAGGGGGCTGATGATCGGTTGGGCGGCCTGGCGGGTGGGGGCTGTCGGCATGGTGTGGGTGGCTGTCCGGCTGGGGGTTGGCGGATGATGTGTGTCTCTTCGGCCGATAGTGGGCGGAGCATTAGCATGATGTTGAAAAAGTCCCATCCGGGGCCTTTTCAACGACGCAAGCCGAAAATGCGATTTCTATCTTGCTCACAAAATCAATCATTACTTCGTAATGGATTGATTTTGGTCGCCCGTCCATGGGCTCCAGCAGGCTGTTTTTTAACAGCCTGTTAGCCGGATGTTCACCTTTACAAATGGCGGGAATCTGGCTAGGCTAGCGGGCTTGCACGAAACTTGACCCAGGACCGACGGAGGCACGAGCGCAGCCCCATGAAGCAGCAGAATATTCGAAACTTTTCCATCATCGCCCATATCGACCACGGCAAATCGACTCTGGCCGACCGCCTGCTGGAGGAAACCGGCGCCCTGACCGATCGGGAAAAAACCGACCAGTTTCTCGACAAGATGGAGTTGGAACGCGAGCGCGGCATCACCATCAAGGCGCAGGCGGTATGCCTGAACTACCGGGCCGACAATGGCCAGAACTATATTCTCAACCTGATCGACACACCGGGGCATGTCGATTTCACCTATGAGGTGAGCCGGTCGCTGATGGCCTGCGAGGGCGCGCTGCTGGTGGTGGATGCCTCCCAGGGGGTTGAGGCGCAGACCCTGGCCAATGTCTATCTGGCGATTGATGCCGACCTGGAGATTGTGCCGGTGCTCAACAAGGTCGATCTGCCGGGCGCCGAGCCCGAGCGGGTGAAGGAGGAGATCGAGGAGATCATCGGCCTTGACACCTCGGACACCATTGCCGCCAGCGCCAAGGAAGGCATCGGTATTCACGAGATTCTCGAATCCATCGTGCGCAAGGTGCCGGCCCCCAAGGGTGATCCCCAGGCGCCGCTGCAGGCGCTGGTGTTCGATTCCTGGTACGATTCCTATCAGGGCGTTATCGTGCTGGTGCGCATTGTGGCCGGCACCCTGAAAAAGGGCGACAAGTTCCTGTTCATGGCCAGCCGGCGCAGCTACGAAGTTCTTAAGCTGGGGGTGTTCGCGCCCCATCCGCTGGAGCGCGCGGAATTGCAGGCCGGCGAGGTCGGCTTTCTCATCGCCGGCATCAAGGTGGTCAAGGACGCCAAGGTGGGTGACACCATTACCCATCTGCACCAGCCGGCGCAGCAGGCGCTGCCGGGCTTCAAGGAAGTGAAGCCGATGGTGTTTTCCGGCCTGTATCCCATCGATTCAAGCGAATACGATCTGCTGCGTGACGCGCTGGAAAAACTGCAGCTCAACGATTCGTCGATCAGCTTCGAGCCGGAAAACTCGGTGGCGCTGGGATTCGGTTTTCGCTGCGGTTTTCTCGGCCTGTTGCACATGGAGATTGTGCAGGAACGGCTGGAGCGCGAGTTCGGCATTGATCTGATCACCACGGCGCCGACCGTTGTTTACCGGGTGACCACCATCAAGGGCGAAGAGCTGCGCGTCGACAGCGCCAACAAGCTGCCGGATATCCAGTATATTGACTGCATCGAGGAGCCGTTCATTCTGGCGTCGATCCATGTGCCCAACGAATTTGTCGGCACGGTGCTGGCGCTGTGCGAGGAAAAACGCGGGGTGCAGCGCGAGATCCGCTATCTGACCGCCAGCCGGGTGATGATTGTCTACGAACTGCCCCTCAACGAGATCGTGCTCGATTTCTATGACCGGCTCAAATCCATCACGCGCGGTTATGCCTCGCTGGATTACGAGCATCTGGATTACCGGCCCAGCCCGCTGCTGCGCATGAACGTGCTGATCAACGGCGACAGTGTCGATGCCCTGTCGCTGATTGTGCATCGCGACAAGGCCCAGGCGCGGGGCCGCGAGCTGGTGGCGAAGATGAAGGAGTTCATTCCGCGCCAGCAGTATGTGGTGGCCATTCAGGCGGCTATTGGCGGCAAGATCATCGCCCGTGAAACGGTCAAGGCCCTGCGCAAGGACGTGACCGCCAAATGCTACGGCGGCGACATCAGTCGCAAGCGCAAGTTGCTGGAAAAACAGAAGGAAGGCAAGAAGCGCATGAAGCAGATCGGCAGTGTTGAATTGCCGCAGGAGGCCTTTTTGGCCATTCTTAAGGTAAAAGACTAAAAAGATGAGCGAACTGATTGAAATGAAAGAAAAAACCGTCAAGAAACCCTGGTATCGTGAATACGGCGAAGCCCTGCTGGTGGCCGCCGTTCTGGCCCTGATCATCCGCACCTTTGTGGTGCAGGCGTTCAAGATTCCGTCGGGCTCGATGGAGGACACGTTGCTGATTGGTGACCATCTGCTGGTGAGCAAGTTTGTTTACGGCAGCCGGATTCCCTTTACCGACCAGTTCGTGCTGCCGCTGACGACGCCGGAGCGGGGCGATATCATCGTGTTTGAATTTCCCGAGGATGCCGACAAGAGCTGGTGGCAGCGGCGTGATTTCATCAAGCGCATCATCGGCCTGCCCGGTGATCTGGTGGAGGTGCGCGACAAGCAGGTCTATGTCAACGGCAGCCTCTATCACATTCCCCAGGAGATTCACAAGGAACACGAGATCATCCAGCCCGGCAGCCGGCCCCATCCGCAGGATCGGCGTGACTTCATGGCGCCGGTACGGGTACCGGCGGGGCATTATTT
Above is a genomic segment from Desulfuromonas thiophila containing:
- a CDS encoding type I polyketide synthase produces the protein MNHSADIPAPHNGPACPLAIIGIGCLFPKAADKTAYWANIKQRVDAISEVPETHWRLADYYDADPKAPDKTYGRRGGFLDAIDFNPLEFSIQPNILEAIDSSQLLGLVAAREALRDAGYDPASDFARERVSVLLGVTGALEMVIPLGARLGHPQWRRALLDSGVPAAVADEVIERIAASYVPWQENSFPGLLGNVVAGRISKQFDLGGSNSVVDAACGSSLSAVHMAAMELACHRADMVITGGIDTFNDIFMYSCFSKTPALSPSNRVCPFDASSDGTLIGEGLGLVVLKRLADAERDGDAIYAVIRGVGSASDGKGGAIYEPSAKGQVRTLRDAHAQAGVTPRSIGLIEAHGTGTRVGDATEIRALREVFGDSDGRPWCALGSVKSQIGHTKAAAGAAGLIKAALALRWRVLPPTLNVQEPQAVIGEGNSPFYVNTELRPWLHSGPTPRRAGVSAFGFGGSNFHCVLEEYGQNPPACDWAGAPQILAFSAADDNALRQQLSACRAQLANSDAGALRRFAARSRAAYAADAAARLLCVVEQADQLTSQLDAAERLIAAPAEVAGTPTGVWYSRGTRPAPQLAVLFPGQGAQYPFMLRDLACHAPELLDQLQLADATLGETEAEPLSARLYPHSRYSTADQAAAAQRLQATAVAQPAIGCVSLGAWHYLQRFGLQAQGFAGHSYGELTALCAAGSYSAAELYRLSQLRGQLMAGTAGDDRGTMLAVTAPLEQIDALLREEALDLVLANRNTPNQGVLSGRRSEIERAAKLCQQRGLRATPLEVAAAFHSPLVAEASVPFRAALDETVLLPPTLPVYANSTATLYPAGPTAEGDEVRDLLAQQIARPVEFVRQIQRMADDGFNLFVEIGPGARLTGMVGKILADRPVQAIALDSSAGKRLGLVDVARLLAQLCALGVPLQLQPWDAEFAATAVATAEPAPPRLTVRLCGANYHREQTPRPPSDRQLVDARNLPQVQVAPAPVASATPASLPLAATPAAQPAPQHDNLLLLQRMQEDTARLHEQFLAGQASALQALQALLGLQAPAATPPATSPATSPAIPATVAQPAISAAPCCAPAAPVPAAPVATVPSPAAASAPPSPPAAPVSTAVAAGALEQALLAVVADKTGYPVDMLELDMRLDADLGIDSIKRVEILSALQEQLPQLPAVAPDELG
- a CDS encoding PfaD family polyunsaturated fatty acid/polyketide biosynthesis protein — protein: MTLTHTSACLTPLGLFEPAAAPLTDLPHALYQLGRPLFLTRNPAGGLELHQQGSARLPASAAAEGLPLLGYAAPLPLAQCGQPRFLTRFGLRYPLLGGSMAKGISSTALVIALGQAGMLGFFGAAGLSLPQVEQAIDQIQQALPTQPYGFNLIHSPNEPELEQALVDLYQQRGVRLIEASAFLALTPALVAYRLRGLRRAADGRVEATHRIIAKVSREEVALPFLSPAPARLVQQLLEQGRISAEQAELAATLPMADALTAEADSGGHTDNRPALALLPTLLALRDRLQQQYRYAEPVSIGLGGGIATPQSVAAAFSLGADYLVTGSVNQACREAGTSALVRQMLAEARQADIAMAPAADMFEMGVTVQVLKRGTLFAQRGAKLYDLYRRHASLEEIPAAERAKLEKTVFQAPLEQVWQQTRAFFAERDPRQVERAERDPRHRMALVFRSYLGQATHWAIAGSAERKVDFQIWCGPAMAAFNSWTEGSPLALPENRTLVDVNLNLLLGGAAWLRARQLSPALGLWLRQQGQALQLAPLSSAQLKEYLA
- a CDS encoding DUF262 domain-containing protein — translated: MDTSASNRRLRTLLTAIGNGSLIPQPDFQRRLVWTNKDKIEFIRTVLEGYPFPEVYIAAGKVDPKTGEGSEVIVDGQQRLTTLYQYFKDSPDIKVTNKIPKYSELEEDKQIEFLEYRVVVRDMGNMPVDEIREVFKRINSTSYGLNAMELHNSRFNGEFKKAGEEISEIPFFEDHKIFTAGDIKRMNDVKYCLTMMIAAMSTYTNRDKELEEYLEKYNEEFTIKEKILSEFTATLQFIDKLNFDNTSRVFKKADFYSLFVEIHRAIYKEKVDLDASKVRANLDAFYNKVELASVGGVPEDSEHMKYYKAALQASNDRSSRITRGSLIRGVISEI
- a CDS encoding protein-export chaperone SecB — encoded protein: MITTTPPCLNDFKLLRLDFALNPRFASATGQAQIQTEFKIRHELQPPHLRVYLTIAFNDADGPFRLQAEGLGLFDLPAQRRDAELEQLVNEHCALVLFPYLRELVADITRRAGFPPLHIPHVDFARVFAHRSREAASQLLH
- the lepA gene encoding translation elongation factor 4; translation: MKQQNIRNFSIIAHIDHGKSTLADRLLEETGALTDREKTDQFLDKMELERERGITIKAQAVCLNYRADNGQNYILNLIDTPGHVDFTYEVSRSLMACEGALLVVDASQGVEAQTLANVYLAIDADLEIVPVLNKVDLPGAEPERVKEEIEEIIGLDTSDTIAASAKEGIGIHEILESIVRKVPAPKGDPQAPLQALVFDSWYDSYQGVIVLVRIVAGTLKKGDKFLFMASRRSYEVLKLGVFAPHPLERAELQAGEVGFLIAGIKVVKDAKVGDTITHLHQPAQQALPGFKEVKPMVFSGLYPIDSSEYDLLRDALEKLQLNDSSISFEPENSVALGFGFRCGFLGLLHMEIVQERLEREFGIDLITTAPTVVYRVTTIKGEELRVDSANKLPDIQYIDCIEEPFILASIHVPNEFVGTVLALCEEKRGVQREIRYLTASRVMIVYELPLNEIVLDFYDRLKSITRGYASLDYEHLDYRPSPLLRMNVLINGDSVDALSLIVHRDKAQARGRELVAKMKEFIPRQQYVVAIQAAIGGKIIARETVKALRKDVTAKCYGGDISRKRKLLEKQKEGKKRMKQIGSVELPQEAFLAILKVKD
- the lepB gene encoding signal peptidase I, coding for MSELIEMKEKTVKKPWYREYGEALLVAAVLALIIRTFVVQAFKIPSGSMEDTLLIGDHLLVSKFVYGSRIPFTDQFVLPLTTPERGDIIVFEFPEDADKSWWQRRDFIKRIIGLPGDLVEVRDKQVYVNGSLYHIPQEIHKEHEIIQPGSRPHPQDRRDFMAPVRVPAGHYFVMGDNRDRSYDSRFWGFVQREQIKGKAFIKYWSWDAERMLPRWSRIGRLIE